The Pagrus major chromosome 1, Pma_NU_1.0 genome includes the window GTTATGAGTTTTGGTACAACAGTGTCcaaactcccgtctcaggtcctcggtcctccagagttggagtgtacctggatcacagtgcaggtattctgtccttctacagcgtctctgacatcatgactctcctccacagagtccagaccacattcactgaacctctctATGCTGGAGTTTATCTTATAGATCCTGACACCACTGCTGAGTTCATTAAAgtcaaatagacagaagtcatttcagagGAAACTCTACAGGTGAAGACTTCATGTCTTCATGCTCTGCTCCATTTTTAGATTTTGCTCCATTTTGCTTCtgtaacatgttttatttcagactagtggaaagaaaatgtcttaaataCATATGTAGGTGTTTAATTTAGCTCACATTTATCTTcagacattcatttaaatgtgtgcatatttaattagatcgcctcatttgcatatttaaacataaaatatcagaaacattgtaaaacaaagaataatTGTGTTAATGTGAGTAATGAACTGGGGGACTTTCATGGTGATTTCTAATATTTCCAGGTTTATAGTATATATATCTTAAAGTCAGTTTTCTTAAATGGAGTTTTTTCTCAGACGTTGTGGCAGAAATCACTTCAGCAGCTCTTACAGACACTTAAATGTCCAGTTTTCTTCCGTCTCTATTCTGAAGGTTTGTACAGAGCTTTGTTCATGTCTCGTTCACAGCCTGATTTATACAACAGTTTATTTCTAATCACACGGAGaatattgattgtttttgtgcttgttgACAACATGTTCTGATTTATAGAGCGATAAAAAGAGATATCCAAGATTCCCTCTGTGAAAACTTTGGACTCTAATATGTCGACAACATGAAACAAGAACTTTGGGGAGTCACTTGACCATCGCGGGGGGTGTAGACGCTTCGTTTCGTCGCTCCGCAGAACCCCCCAATATTTAAGCATTACTTTCATACCCAACGGCACTTTTTAAGCTCTCGgttaatttttctgtttttctcgcCAGGGCTGCCCCCTTTCACCCCTACTTTTTGCTCTTTTCCTCGAGCCACTGCCGCAGAAAATAAGGCAACATCCATCAGTACATCCCATCACTTTTTGTAACACGGCGCATCGTATATCCTTGTACGCTGATGACATCCTTCTTTATGTAGGCAGTGCTGGTTCCTCAATCCCACATTTGCTTCCCTCTTGATACATTCAGCTCACTCTCTGGATATAAAATTAACTGGACAAAGTCTTCGTGATGCATTTAAACTCAGCTGCACTTCAAATTCCCCTGCCCTCCCATATACCAGTAGTTAAAAGCTTTAGATATCTTGGAGTTGAAATTTTTCCCTCCACGTCGTTCATTGCAATAAAAAATTTTCAAGGTATATACAGTCAGATAGAGAAGGACTTTGAGAGCTGGTCGAATCTTCCAAATTCACTTCAAGCCCGGATAGCAATAGTTAAAATGGATATACTATTACTTGCCTCAGTAGGACTGACACCGGGGATGGTTTCTAAACTTTACAAATTTATTTCTGGACTCTATAAACCCTTACCAGTAGAAGGTATTTGGAATAGAGATTTAAATGAAGTAAATGGTAGAGAGATTTGCTGGGACACAGTGTGGAAAAATCTCAGTGGTACATCCAAAAACCCCAATCATCAGTTAATACACTATAAGTATGTTCATAGGATGTACCTCACCCCCAGAAGGCGTTATTCTATGAAGATCACCACATCTCCGAATTgcgatctttttttttttgaacaacATATAGGGGTTCTAATATTGTTAcctattacatatatatattgtacatttttcaataaaaaatttatcacaaaaaacaaaacaaaacaagaactttGAGCCTGATTTCATCCAATGTTCAGAGTTCTGTTCTGGACGGTTCTGATGAGATTACGCTTCGTTAGaatatttaaatgcacattAACGATATGTTTGAGGATATAAATGTGTCAGTAATCATGTGGGGAAGTTTGACGCTGATATCTGTGAGTTCACTTCACCTGTGATGTCTCCGCGGGACAGTGTgttacattgtgtgtttttgtcttcgTGTTTGTTGCTGATTGTTGTGGCATttcttcacctgtcaatcaaacgcTCTGGGCGGGACTTTGACCTCTTAAAGCACCtcgtaaagcactttgagttgccttgtgtctgaattgtgctatacaaataaacttgccttgccttgccttgccttgccttgccttgccttgccttgccttctcagctgttgttgtgtaaatgtttgagtttgtcCGGCAGAACAAACGtccttgtttttgttcatgtggACGTTGGAACGAGGAACTACGAGGTTTTATAAAGTGTAATAATCATGATCATAATCAATAAGCAGAGCTGATTATTGTCTCGTACATGTGTGAgattcaaacaaactgattttacTAATGGGACGTGTGaacaaactgcagctttaaatcatcaataaacaaacagggACAAAGTCTTTTCTTGTCGTCTTCATTCAGGgtctcacacagagctgatggacaaaacatgaaactgataTGAGAGTATGACTGAGGCAGTTTTCAGCTGAAGCACCACAAAGTTCACACTTCATGTTCAGAGCAGAAGAGTCGGTCAGTCTCTGTCCTTCAGACTTCATCCATAAAACAGCTTCGTCACAGAGAAATGAGCAGAGTTTTCTGTCACTTGTTGCTTTTTACAGCCGACATTTAGTTTGTGCACTCAGTCAAAGATGACACGGACAGAAAGCAACCTGCCTCCTTGATGCTCCCCTGATCCATCACACTGTTTCCTCCTGTAAGCTAGCTAGAGCATGAAttagatatatatatgtacacacacacacacacacacatgcatacacacacacacacacacacacacacacacacacacacacaccatcacgTGCTGCAGGTTTTATTGGAGGCTTGGTTGTAAATGAGGAAACACAGttcagagtcacagagctgcTCCTCTTCCTGGAATGACTCGCAGCTCGAtcagccctccctcttcctcctcctctcacacagcagctccactctgtcagTGTATTTCCTTGTTCCTCCCCTTCAGATCTGCAGTTTGAAGGAGGCGTAACTGAGCTGGGCGGCTTCATtcgctgcacaaacacaagctgttcagatcagagctcagactagtttctgttatcaggaagtgaaactcAGACAGTCGTTCGACAgtgagaggtgaaatggcgcagagagcagttcagctggaccgagagactttctcttgttccatctgtttggatctactgaaggatccggtgactattccctgtggacacagctactgcaagaaCTGTATTCAATCCTACTGGGATGAAGAGGACGAGAAGAAaacccacagctgccctcagtgcaggcagagcttcacaccgaggcctgtcctGGTGAGAAGCACAATGTTAGCAgctttagtggaggagctgaagaagactggactccaagctgctcctgctgatctctgctatgctggagctgaagatgtggcctgtgatgtctgcactgggaggaaactgagagcagttAAGTCCTGCTTGTTCTGTCTGATCTCTTTCTGTGAGAAACACCTGCAGCCGCACTTTGAATCTCCTGCCtatgaaaaacacaagctggtggagccgtccaagaagctccaggagaacatctgctctcgtcatgatgaggtgatgaagatgttctgccgtactgatcagcagtgtatctgttacCTCTGCCCTGTggacgaacataaaggccacgacacagtgtcagctgcagcagagaggactgagaggcagagagagctggaggggagtcgacaaaacatccagcagagaatccaggacagagaggaagatgtgaaggtgcttcaacaggaggtggaggccatcaatggctctgctgataaagcagcgGAGCACAGCGAGAAGATCTTCACccagctgatccgtctcatggagaaaagacgctctgatgtgaagcagcaggtcagatcccagcgggaaactgaagtgagtcgagtcaaagagcttcaggagaagctggagcaggagatcactgagctgaagaggaaagacgctgagctgaagaagctctcacacacagaggatcacaaccagtttctacacaactacccctcactgtcagcactcagtgagtctacacactcatccagcatcaatatccgtcctctgaagtactttgaggatgtgacag containing:
- the LOC140994193 gene encoding tripartite motif-containing protein 16-like isoform X2, whose amino-acid sequence is MAQRAVQLDRETFSCSICLDLLKDPVTIPCGHSYCKNCIQSYWDEEDEKKTHSCPQCRQSFTPRPVLVRSTMLAALVEELKKTGLQAAPADLCPVDEHKGHDTVSAAAERTERQRELEGSRQNIQQRIQDREEDVKVLQQEVEAINGSADKAAEHSEKIFTQLIRLMEKRRSDVKQQVRSQRETEVSRVKELQEKLEQEITELKRKDAELKKLSHTEDHNQFLHNYPSLSALSESTHSSSINIRPLKYFEDVTAAVSEVRDKLQDVLRDTWTNISLTVTQVDVLLSNPKPEPETRADFLRYSRDITLDANTANTLLLLSDGNRKATHMRQPQSYSDHPDRFTWWQQVLSRESLTGRCYWEVERRGRRVYVAVTYKNISRAGSTTECIFGRNDKSWMLRCVSDSYEFWSNSVQTPVSGPRPSRVGVYLDHSAGILSFYSVSDIITLLHRVQTTFTEPLYAGVCLIDPDTTAEFIKVK
- the LOC140994193 gene encoding tripartite motif-containing protein 16-like isoform X1, which translates into the protein MAQRAVQLDRETFSCSICLDLLKDPVTIPCGHSYCKNCIQSYWDEEDEKKTHSCPQCRQSFTPRPVLVRSTMLAALVEELKKTGLQAAPADLCYAGAEDVACDVCTGRKLRAVKSCLFCLISFCEKHLQPHFESPAYEKHKLVEPSKKLQENICSRHDEVMKMFCRTDQQCICYLCPVDEHKGHDTVSAAAERTERQRELEGSRQNIQQRIQDREEDVKVLQQEVEAINGSADKAAEHSEKIFTQLIRLMEKRRSDVKQQVRSQRETEVSRVKELQEKLEQEITELKRKDAELKKLSHTEDHNQFLHNYPSLSALSESTHSSSINIRPLKYFEDVTAAVSEVRDKLQDVLRDTWTNISLTVTQVDVLLSNPKPEPETRADFLRYSRDITLDANTANTLLLLSDGNRKATHMRQPQSYSDHPDRFTWWQQVLSRESLTGRCYWEVERRGRRVYVAVTYKNISRAGSTTECIFGRNDKSWMLRCVSDSYEFWSNSVQTPVSGPRPSRVGVYLDHSAGILSFYSVSDIITLLHRVQTTFTEPLYAGVCLIDPDTTAEFIKVK